The following proteins are encoded in a genomic region of Maribacter hydrothermalis:
- a CDS encoding YceI family protein: MKKSLLSLAFVAIFGFNATASTPIDGDKKEIKASESTITWKGYKVTGSHHGSINLKSGHLEMNGKKLTGGEFVVDMTSITVNDLEAGQGKEKLEGHLQSADFFGIESNPISKLVFTSVKPMNENSYTVTGDLTIKGITKPVTLVVSMFENKATATIKIDRTKFDIKYGSGSFFDNLGDKAIYDDFDLVVDLAL; the protein is encoded by the coding sequence ATGAAAAAATCATTATTAAGTTTAGCATTCGTTGCTATTTTTGGATTTAATGCAACAGCATCGACGCCTATTGATGGGGATAAAAAAGAAATTAAGGCTAGTGAAAGCACCATAACTTGGAAGGGTTATAAAGTTACAGGGTCACACCATGGCTCTATAAATTTAAAATCTGGTCATTTAGAAATGAACGGTAAAAAATTAACTGGTGGTGAATTTGTCGTTGACATGACTTCAATCACCGTTAATGACCTAGAAGCGGGACAAGGAAAAGAAAAATTAGAAGGTCACTTGCAGTCTGCGGATTTTTTTGGTATTGAGAGCAACCCTATTTCTAAATTGGTTTTTACATCGGTAAAGCCTATGAATGAAAATTCATATACCGTTACTGGAGATTTAACTATTAAAGGAATTACCAAACCGGTTACCTTGGTAGTTTCTATGTTTGAAAACAAAGCAACGGCCACTATTAAAATCGATAGAACAAAATTTGATATTAAATATGGTTCTGGAAGCTTCTTTGACAATTTAGGCGATAAAGCTATTTATGATGATTTTGATTTGGTAGTAGATTTAGCACTATAA
- a CDS encoding DUF2851 family protein, protein MREDLLHFMWMYRKYPINGLVTETGDTIEVESTGIHNHLSGPDFFNAKLRLNGQLWAGNVEIHIKSSDWYAHKHQDDCNYDNVILHVVWEDDISVFRKDGSQIPTLSLKEYISEELLKTYKTLLDSKNYKFINCEKEFHTINEFVKNNWLDRLFIERLEQKSLLINQLLSYTNNDWEHVLFLMLLKNFGSKINGDNFIELGKTIDFPIIRKLQNKPLALESLFMGQARLLENDQVKDAYQDSLLKEYIFLKNKFSLNTPFKAPDFFKLRPHNFPTIRLAQLSAIYSSNSNLFHLLIEEDHPNMAEVFNVGTSEYWETHFNFGKTSKKSIKRISNSFLDLIIINTIIPLKFCFQSYKGTFDHEKLFQDLSYVKKEDNSIILNFRKLNASIKDAKDSQSYIQLYNEYCVKDKCLDCVIGGALMNIKG, encoded by the coding sequence ATGAGGGAAGATTTACTTCATTTTATGTGGATGTATAGAAAATATCCAATTAATGGTCTGGTAACGGAGACAGGCGATACCATAGAAGTAGAAAGTACCGGTATTCATAATCATTTAAGTGGGCCAGATTTCTTTAATGCAAAGCTTAGATTAAACGGACAATTATGGGCGGGTAATGTTGAAATTCATATAAAATCTTCAGACTGGTATGCTCATAAGCATCAAGACGATTGTAATTATGACAATGTAATATTACATGTCGTTTGGGAAGATGATATATCGGTTTTTAGAAAAGACGGCAGTCAAATACCTACCTTATCATTAAAAGAATATATTTCAGAAGAACTTTTAAAAACTTATAAAACCCTTTTAGATTCAAAAAACTATAAGTTTATAAATTGCGAAAAGGAGTTTCATACGATTAATGAATTTGTGAAAAACAATTGGTTAGATCGTTTGTTTATAGAAAGATTAGAACAAAAATCTTTACTTATAAACCAGTTATTGTCGTATACAAATAATGATTGGGAGCATGTTTTGTTTTTAATGCTTTTGAAAAATTTTGGCTCAAAAATAAATGGCGATAACTTTATAGAATTAGGTAAAACTATAGATTTTCCCATAATTAGGAAGCTACAAAATAAGCCTCTTGCTTTAGAGAGTTTATTTATGGGACAAGCAAGATTATTGGAAAACGACCAAGTTAAAGACGCCTACCAAGATAGCTTGTTAAAAGAGTATATTTTTTTAAAAAATAAGTTTAGCCTTAATACACCTTTTAAAGCACCTGATTTTTTTAAACTTAGACCGCATAATTTCCCTACAATACGGCTTGCGCAATTAAGTGCAATTTATTCTTCAAATAGTAATTTGTTTCATTTACTAATTGAAGAGGACCATCCTAATATGGCTGAGGTTTTTAATGTCGGAACAAGTGAATATTGGGAGACTCATTTTAACTTTGGGAAAACATCGAAAAAAAGCATTAAGAGGATTTCAAATTCCTTTTTAGATTTAATAATAATTAATACGATCATACCGCTAAAATTCTGTTTTCAAAGCTATAAAGGCACTTTTGATCACGAAAAGCTATTTCAAGATTTAAGTTATGTTAAGAAGGAAGATAACAGTATAATATTAAATTTCAGAAAATTGAATGCTTCTATTAAGGATGCAAAAGATTCACAATCATATATACAATTGTATAATGAATATTGTGTAAAAGACAAATGTTTAGATTGTGTAATTGGTGGGGCATTAATGAATATAAAAGGCTAA
- a CDS encoding rhodanese-like domain-containing protein — MADLSQQDWEEQLEKDSNAVILDVRTEEEVEEGIIPNSINLDIYKGTEFVEELKKLDKSKNYYVYCRSGNRSGQACEIMNSLGIDNAFNLQGGFMNWEGETA; from the coding sequence ATGGCAGATTTATCACAACAAGATTGGGAAGAGCAATTAGAAAAAGATTCCAATGCAGTAATACTTGATGTAAGAACAGAAGAAGAAGTTGAAGAAGGTATAATACCTAATTCTATTAATTTAGATATTTATAAAGGGACGGAGTTCGTTGAAGAACTTAAAAAACTAGACAAGTCAAAAAATTATTATGTTTATTGCAGGTCTGGAAATAGAAGTGGCCAAGCTTGCGAAATTATGAATAGCTTGGGAATTGATAATGCTTTTAACCTTCAAGGTGGCTTTATGAATTGGGAGGGAGAAACTGCTTAA
- a CDS encoding acyl-CoA dehydrogenase family protein, whose amino-acid sequence MQSMYFTEEHQLFRASLKDFLQKEVVPHIDKWEETGTIERFIWKKFGDMGYFGLATPEQDGGLGLDLFYTVVLLEELQKINSGGFAAAIWAHAYLAMTHLNKEADSFVKEKYLRPSVDGDKIGCLCVSEPFGGSDVAAMRTTAVKEGDFYTLNGSKTFITNGVYADYMIVAAKTAPELGNKGISIFVVDRQSKGVTANKLNKLGWRASDTAELAFDNVKIPVENLMGDENMGFSYIMEHFSLERLIMGINAHARAEHVLEYALQYMSEREAFGKSINKFQALRHRVADLYGDIDMCKEYNYSVANRLDKGQYVVKEATISKLKSTKVADKVAYECLQFLGGYGYIEDYPMARNFRDSRLGPIGGGTSEILREIIAKIVIDKKEYKPVKV is encoded by the coding sequence ATGCAAAGTATGTACTTCACAGAAGAACATCAATTATTTAGGGCGAGCCTAAAAGATTTTTTACAAAAAGAAGTTGTTCCTCATATAGATAAATGGGAGGAAACAGGTACAATTGAAAGATTTATATGGAAGAAGTTCGGAGATATGGGCTATTTTGGTCTTGCAACACCTGAACAAGATGGTGGCTTGGGCCTAGACTTGTTCTATACAGTGGTTTTGCTAGAAGAGCTACAAAAAATTAATTCTGGGGGCTTTGCCGCTGCAATATGGGCGCATGCTTATTTGGCAATGACGCACTTAAACAAAGAAGCGGACTCTTTTGTAAAAGAGAAATATTTACGGCCAAGTGTGGATGGCGATAAAATTGGTTGCCTTTGTGTATCAGAACCATTTGGAGGTAGTGATGTAGCAGCAATGCGTACTACTGCTGTAAAAGAAGGTGATTTTTATACATTAAATGGTTCAAAAACCTTTATAACTAATGGTGTATATGCGGACTATATGATAGTAGCTGCAAAAACAGCACCTGAATTGGGTAATAAAGGAATTAGCATATTTGTAGTGGATAGGCAAAGTAAAGGAGTTACTGCAAATAAGTTGAATAAATTAGGTTGGCGAGCATCCGATACGGCGGAATTGGCTTTTGATAATGTAAAGATTCCTGTTGAGAATCTTATGGGTGATGAGAATATGGGCTTTTCTTATATAATGGAACATTTTTCTTTAGAAAGATTAATAATGGGTATTAATGCGCATGCAAGAGCAGAGCATGTTTTGGAATACGCTTTACAATATATGTCAGAAAGAGAAGCTTTTGGTAAATCAATTAATAAGTTTCAAGCTTTACGTCATAGAGTTGCAGATTTGTATGGAGATATCGATATGTGTAAAGAATATAATTATTCAGTAGCAAATAGGTTAGACAAAGGCCAGTATGTTGTCAAAGAAGCTACAATTTCAAAATTAAAATCAACCAAAGTTGCTGATAAGGTTGCATACGAATGTTTACAATTCTTAGGAGGTTATGGTTATATTGAGGATTATCCAATGGCTCGTAATTTTAGAGACAGTAGATTAGGTCCAATAGGAGGAGGGACCTCTGAGATTTTGAGAGAGATTATTGCTAAGATAGTAATCGATAAAAAAGAATATAAACCGGTAAAGGTTTAA
- a CDS encoding PspC domain-containing protein — MNVFYKLLHYFQKRGYEVCGRIAERLGIRARVVRTSFIYLTFVTVGFGFALYLFLAFWLKIKDLIYTKRNSVFDL, encoded by the coding sequence ATGAATGTATTTTATAAATTACTACATTATTTTCAAAAGAGGGGATATGAGGTATGTGGTAGAATAGCAGAGCGATTAGGAATACGAGCAAGGGTGGTAAGGACATCGTTCATTTACCTCACTTTTGTTACTGTAGGTTTCGGATTTGCGCTCTATTTGTTCTTGGCTTTTTGGCTTAAAATAAAAGATTTGATTTATACAAAACGAAATTCAGTTTTTGATCTTTAA
- a CDS encoding MarR family winged helix-turn-helix transcriptional regulator, translating into MNVEEVIKTNFEIPIYKRTIIHMSLVKNKIDEEVTLSLKPYDITIQQFNVLSILRGQKGNPANLSTINERMVSKMSNTTRLVDKLILKGFVIRSVCKQNRRKVEILITKEGLQILEKIDGILFETEKTILKNFNETELHELNRLLNKF; encoded by the coding sequence ATGAATGTTGAAGAAGTTATAAAAACTAATTTTGAAATACCTATTTATAAGCGTACAATTATTCATATGTCATTGGTTAAAAATAAGATTGACGAAGAAGTAACCTTAAGTCTTAAACCGTATGATATTACTATCCAACAATTTAACGTTCTTAGCATTTTAAGAGGTCAAAAGGGAAATCCTGCAAATCTTTCAACTATTAATGAAAGAATGGTGTCAAAAATGAGTAATACCACACGACTGGTCGATAAATTAATTCTAAAAGGTTTTGTAATTAGAAGTGTATGTAAGCAAAATAGGCGTAAAGTAGAAATATTAATTACTAAAGAAGGTCTACAGATATTAGAAAAAATTGATGGTATACTTTTTGAAACGGAAAAGACAATACTTAAAAATTTTAATGAAACTGAATTGCATGAATTAAATAGATTACTCAATAAATTTTAA
- a CDS encoding anthranilate synthase component II, with translation MSKNIKIKEQQNSSPLGRLGGATVLVIDNYDSFTYNLVHYLEELGCEVIVKRNDQLTLEEVDAFDKIVLSPGPGIPDEAGLLKQIIEKYAPTKSVFGVCLGQQAIAEVFGGSLINLDEVYHGIATKIKITKEDVIFEGLPKEIEVGRYHSWVVNPDLPEVLEATSLDENGQIMSLRHKTYDVRAVQFHPESVLTPQGKKMLENWLRPLAPKGGN, from the coding sequence ATGAGTAAAAATATAAAAATTAAAGAGCAACAAAATTCCTCCCCTTTGGGGAGGTTAGGTGGAGCTACCGTTTTAGTTATAGATAATTACGATAGTTTCACTTATAATCTAGTGCATTATTTAGAGGAATTAGGTTGTGAGGTTATTGTAAAACGTAATGACCAACTTACGCTAGAAGAGGTTGATGCTTTCGATAAAATTGTACTTTCTCCAGGTCCTGGTATTCCTGATGAAGCGGGATTATTGAAACAAATCATCGAAAAATACGCACCTACCAAAAGTGTATTCGGTGTATGTTTAGGGCAACAGGCTATTGCCGAAGTTTTTGGTGGCTCGCTAATTAACTTAGATGAAGTGTACCACGGTATTGCAACTAAAATAAAAATTACAAAAGAGGATGTTATTTTTGAAGGATTACCTAAAGAAATTGAAGTAGGCAGATACCATTCTTGGGTAGTGAATCCTGATTTACCAGAAGTTTTAGAAGCTACTTCTTTAGATGAAAACGGACAAATTATGTCGCTTCGTCATAAAACTTACGATGTTCGAGCAGTACAATTTCACCCAGAATCAGTGCTTACTCCACAAGGAAAAAAGATGCTAGAGAATTGGTTACGCCCCCTAGCCCCCAAAGGGGGAAACTAA
- a CDS encoding ComEA family DNA-binding protein encodes MIDSLKSEVSTMDTIRVFPFNPNFITDFKGYTLGMSIDEIDRLHNFRNNNEFVNSAEEFQKITKVSDSLLSIISPYFKFPEWTQNKKNNFAFKKNSFLNKDVAEKVTWKDLNATTAEELQQISGIGVKLSARIIKFRDRLGGFLVDEQLYDVYGLEEDVVYRTLNQFKVITKPNIVKINVNTATAAELSKLIYLQKHVAEGIVNYRNLNGSINSLNELKKIEEFPFERIDRIGLYLSL; translated from the coding sequence ATGATAGATTCTTTAAAAAGTGAGGTTTCTACAATGGATACTATTCGTGTATTTCCATTTAATCCAAATTTCATAACAGATTTTAAAGGGTATACATTAGGAATGTCTATTGATGAAATTGATAGGTTGCACAATTTTAGAAATAACAATGAGTTTGTGAATTCTGCTGAAGAATTTCAGAAGATTACAAAAGTTTCAGACTCGTTACTTAGTATTATTTCCCCTTATTTTAAATTTCCAGAGTGGACACAGAACAAGAAGAATAATTTTGCTTTTAAAAAGAATTCATTCCTTAATAAAGATGTTGCAGAGAAAGTTACATGGAAAGATTTAAATGCTACAACTGCAGAGGAGTTACAACAGATTAGTGGAATAGGGGTAAAGTTGTCAGCAAGAATAATAAAATTTAGAGATAGGTTGGGCGGGTTTTTAGTAGATGAGCAATTGTACGATGTTTATGGATTGGAAGAAGATGTGGTTTATAGAACATTGAATCAGTTTAAGGTGATAACCAAGCCAAATATTGTAAAAATAAATGTCAATACAGCTACTGCTGCTGAGCTCTCTAAATTGATATATCTTCAAAAACACGTAGCTGAGGGCATAGTAAATTATCGTAATCTCAACGGAAGTATCAATTCATTGAACGAATTAAAAAAAATAGAGGAATTTCCTTTTGAGCGAATTGATAGAATTGGTTTATATTTGTCACTCTAA
- the rpsU gene encoding 30S ribosomal protein S21 yields the protein MLIIPVKEGENIDRALKRFKRKFDKTGTMRQLRKRQQFNKPSVVRRAQIQKAEYIQGLRDQEEI from the coding sequence ATGTTAATAATACCAGTAAAAGAAGGAGAAAACATCGATAGAGCTTTAAAGCGTTTCAAACGTAAGTTCGATAAGACAGGTACAATGAGACAGTTACGTAAGCGTCAACAGTTTAATAAACCGTCAGTTGTTCGTAGAGCACAGATACAAAAAGCAGAATATATTCAAGGTCTAAGAGATCAGGAAGAAATTTAG
- a CDS encoding potassium channel family protein: MMQLFRSKIYLALTLMLMVLAFGVLGYRIVADYSWVDAFYMTIITVTTVGFSEVRPMGPEGKIFTIVLIVTSVFIVGFAISIVTEYLLSRNSVELLKKKKMKNAIANLNQHVIVCGFGRNGMQAAERLRAYKRPFVVIEKDKEVIERYEEDVLFIEGDANDDDVLLEAGIDKALYLIATLPDDAANLFVVLSARQMKKNLFIISRASLVNSQKKLILAGANKVIMPDKIGGDHMASLVVMPDLITFMDKLSTEGENTTNLEEVAIEDFSNQIECNSLRDLDLRRKTGCTIIGYISPNGDYIINPEADMKLQPKSKVIVLGRPEQIKKLNKMFNIE, translated from the coding sequence ATGATGCAATTATTTAGGTCTAAAATTTATTTGGCATTGACTTTAATGCTAATGGTTTTGGCTTTTGGTGTGCTCGGTTATAGAATTGTTGCCGACTATTCTTGGGTCGATGCTTTTTATATGACGATAATTACAGTAACCACTGTTGGTTTTTCAGAGGTTAGGCCAATGGGGCCAGAAGGTAAAATATTTACAATTGTACTTATTGTAACTAGTGTTTTTATAGTTGGTTTCGCAATATCAATAGTAACCGAATATTTACTCTCTAGAAATTCCGTAGAACTGCTTAAAAAGAAAAAAATGAAGAATGCAATCGCAAATTTAAATCAGCATGTTATTGTATGTGGTTTTGGACGAAATGGTATGCAAGCTGCTGAAAGGCTAAGAGCATATAAAAGACCTTTCGTAGTGATAGAGAAAGATAAAGAGGTAATAGAACGTTATGAAGAAGATGTTTTATTTATTGAAGGCGATGCCAACGATGATGATGTATTGTTAGAAGCTGGTATTGATAAAGCATTATATTTAATAGCGACTTTGCCAGATGATGCGGCCAATCTTTTTGTTGTGTTGTCCGCCAGGCAAATGAAAAAGAATCTTTTTATTATAAGTAGGGCATCATTAGTTAACTCTCAAAAGAAATTAATCTTGGCAGGAGCGAATAAAGTGATCATGCCAGATAAAATAGGTGGTGATCATATGGCCTCATTAGTAGTAATGCCGGATCTAATAACTTTTATGGACAAGCTTTCTACTGAAGGCGAGAATACAACCAATCTTGAAGAAGTGGCCATAGAAGATTTTTCCAATCAAATTGAATGTAATTCGTTACGAGATTTAGATTTAAGAAGAAAAACTGGCTGTACAATAATAGGATACATTTCTCCTAATGGAGATTATATAATAAATCCGGAAGCAGACATGAAACTTCAGCCTAAAAGTAAGGTGATTGTTTTAGGCAGACCTGAGCAAATTAAGAAATTGAATAAAATGTTCAACATAGAATAA
- a CDS encoding anthranilate synthase component I family protein, translating to MTYPFKTYHKKILADTITPVSVYLKIRDRFPNSILLESSDYHANDNSFSYICCNPIASIKAENEIIIKQFPDGVTEEIQITPKTDVVAIIDAFSKTFKADTNDYKFINNGLFGYMAYDAVRYFEDVDLSVKDDSIHIPDIYYAVYQNIIAINHFKNEAYLFAHCHETENNIPELEQLLNIRNFATYNFKIEGERQSNLEDEEYRAHVALAKKHCQRGDVFQLVLSRRFSQGFKGDEFNVYRALRSVNPSPYLFYFDYGDFKIFGSSPEAQLIVSEGKAEIHPIAGTFKRTGNDEQDAQLAKELKTDDKENSEHVMLVDLARNDLSRNGNVVKVENYREVQFFSHVIHLVSKVTGMKKSDIPTMKVVADTFPAGTLSGAPKHMAMQLIEKYEKTSRGYYGGAIGFMDFSGNFNHAIMIRTFLSKNHKLHYQAGAGLVAASNPESELQETYNKLGALTKALEIAEDI from the coding sequence ATGACCTATCCATTTAAAACATATCATAAAAAAATTCTTGCCGATACCATAACCCCGGTAAGTGTTTATTTGAAAATAAGAGATCGTTTTCCTAATAGTATTTTATTAGAAAGTAGCGATTATCACGCTAACGATAACAGCTTCTCCTATATATGTTGCAATCCCATTGCCTCTATTAAGGCTGAAAACGAAATTATTATAAAACAATTTCCAGATGGCGTTACCGAAGAAATTCAAATTACTCCAAAAACAGATGTTGTAGCTATTATAGATGCTTTCAGTAAAACCTTTAAGGCAGATACGAATGATTATAAATTCATTAACAACGGGTTGTTCGGCTATATGGCTTACGACGCCGTTCGTTATTTTGAAGATGTTGATCTATCTGTTAAGGATGACTCTATTCATATTCCAGATATTTACTATGCCGTGTATCAAAATATCATAGCCATAAATCACTTTAAGAATGAGGCCTACCTTTTTGCACATTGTCATGAAACAGAAAATAACATTCCGGAGTTAGAACAACTTTTAAATATTAGAAATTTTGCCACCTATAATTTTAAAATAGAAGGTGAAAGACAATCTAATTTAGAAGATGAAGAATATAGAGCGCACGTTGCTTTAGCTAAAAAGCATTGTCAACGTGGCGATGTATTTCAGCTAGTTTTAAGCCGTCGCTTTTCTCAAGGTTTTAAAGGTGATGAGTTTAATGTGTATAGAGCTTTACGTTCTGTAAATCCATCTCCATATTTATTCTATTTCGATTATGGCGATTTTAAGATTTTTGGTAGTTCTCCAGAAGCACAACTGATCGTTAGCGAAGGTAAGGCTGAAATTCACCCTATTGCCGGTACGTTCAAAAGAACCGGAAACGATGAACAAGATGCGCAACTTGCCAAAGAATTAAAGACCGACGATAAGGAAAACAGTGAGCACGTAATGTTAGTAGATCTTGCCCGTAACGACCTTAGTAGAAATGGTAATGTGGTCAAAGTTGAAAACTATAGAGAAGTACAATTTTTCTCTCATGTAATTCACCTCGTATCTAAGGTTACCGGAATGAAAAAAAGTGATATACCTACCATGAAAGTGGTAGCTGATACTTTTCCTGCCGGTACATTAAGTGGCGCGCCTAAACATATGGCAATGCAGCTTATTGAAAAATATGAAAAAACGAGTCGCGGATATTACGGTGGTGCCATCGGGTTCATGGATTTCTCAGGAAATTTTAACCATGCTATCATGATCAGAACTTTTTTAAGTAAAAATCATAAACTACATTATCAGGCTGGCGCCGGATTGGTCGCCGCATCAAACCCTGAAAGCGAACTACAAGAAACATATAACAAACTAGGCGCTTTGACCAAGGCTTTGGAAATAGCTGAAGACATATAA
- a CDS encoding alanine/glycine:cation symporter family protein, with translation MKYKLLTLLTMLIPFLTIAQEKGLDEKVNDAFMPFATWWEATVLTPVTIAGYNIPIVLILLIVGATFFTVYFKFPGISKFPLAINVVRGKYEEIEKYGLEKVQLHMTDDGDIPDTIRDESEEGEVSHFQALATAVSGTVGLGNIAGVAVAIALGGPGATFWMIICGLIGMSTKFVECTLGVKYRDVGPDGTVYGGPMYYLSKGLSESNFKILGKILAGIFAILCVGASFGGGNAFQSNQAAVQLTSMLNLEGGATGVIIGVILAVLVGIVIIGGIKKIASVTEKIVPFMAGIYVLASLVIIFANINYIGDAFGMIFSGAFSPDAALGGIIGVIIVGFQRAAFSNEAGAGSAAIAHSAVKTRYPASEGIVALLEPFIDTVVICTMTALVIIFFNMDAGAFEYGNGIGSTVLLNDTGAYVGGVDLTSMAYDSVIPGFRYVLTIAIILFAFSTMISWSYYGLQSWKYLFGRGKTADILYKVLFLVFVVIGAAATLDAVIKFSDAMILALVFPNMIGLLILFPKVKKSLGRYLSAIKEVYH, from the coding sequence ATGAAGTATAAACTTCTAACACTGTTAACGATGTTAATACCTTTCTTGACTATTGCACAAGAAAAAGGATTGGATGAAAAAGTAAATGACGCATTTATGCCATTTGCTACATGGTGGGAAGCAACGGTTTTAACGCCCGTAACTATTGCAGGATACAATATTCCAATAGTTTTAATATTATTAATTGTCGGTGCAACTTTTTTTACTGTCTATTTTAAATTTCCAGGTATTTCCAAATTTCCTTTGGCAATTAATGTAGTTCGCGGTAAATACGAAGAAATTGAAAAGTATGGTTTAGAGAAGGTTCAATTACACATGACTGATGATGGTGATATTCCTGATACCATACGTGATGAAAGTGAAGAAGGTGAGGTAAGTCATTTTCAAGCATTAGCAACTGCAGTTTCTGGTACAGTGGGTTTAGGAAATATTGCTGGTGTAGCTGTTGCAATAGCTTTAGGTGGTCCTGGAGCTACTTTTTGGATGATTATTTGTGGGTTAATAGGTATGTCTACAAAATTCGTTGAATGTACATTAGGTGTAAAATATAGAGATGTTGGTCCAGACGGGACAGTTTATGGTGGGCCAATGTATTATTTGTCAAAAGGTCTAAGCGAAAGTAATTTTAAAATTTTAGGTAAAATTCTTGCTGGTATATTTGCGATATTATGTGTTGGGGCATCGTTTGGTGGCGGTAATGCATTTCAATCTAACCAAGCAGCAGTGCAACTAACCTCAATGTTAAATTTAGAGGGTGGTGCTACCGGTGTAATAATCGGTGTTATACTTGCTGTTTTAGTAGGTATAGTAATTATCGGAGGTATTAAAAAAATAGCAAGTGTTACTGAGAAGATTGTTCCATTTATGGCAGGTATTTATGTTTTGGCGTCTTTAGTAATTATTTTTGCTAATATAAACTATATAGGTGATGCCTTTGGAATGATATTTTCTGGAGCTTTTTCGCCAGATGCTGCACTAGGCGGTATAATAGGGGTTATTATAGTTGGTTTTCAAAGAGCGGCTTTCTCAAATGAAGCAGGTGCAGGTTCTGCTGCAATTGCGCATTCTGCTGTTAAAACAAGATACCCGGCAAGTGAAGGTATTGTTGCATTATTAGAGCCTTTTATAGATACTGTTGTTATTTGTACAATGACTGCCTTGGTAATTATATTCTTTAACATGGATGCTGGTGCCTTTGAATATGGTAATGGTATAGGGAGTACGGTTCTATTGAATGACACAGGTGCTTATGTTGGTGGTGTGGATTTAACTTCGATGGCGTATGACTCTGTAATACCAGGATTTAGATATGTACTAACAATTGCAATAATACTATTTGCTTTTTCAACTATGATTTCTTGGTCATATTATGGTTTACAGTCATGGAAGTATTTATTTGGAAGAGGTAAAACAGCAGATATTTTATATAAAGTATTGTTCTTAGTATTTGTAGTTATCGGTGCAGCTGCAACTTTAGATGCGGTTATTAAATTTTCTGATGCTATGATTTTGGCGTTAGTATTTCCAAATATGATTGGTTTACTTATCTTATTTCCTAAAGTAAAGAAAAGCTTGGGAAGATATTTATCAGCTATTAAAGAAGTTTATCATTAA